ACGCATTGGGGCAGAAGTCTTCCACAACCTTGCGAAAGTATTAAAATCTAAAGGTTATAACACCGCCGTAGGTGATGAGGGTGGTTTCGCACCTAACTTATCTTCTAATGCAGAAGCCTTAGCTTGCATTAAAGAAGCGGTAGAAAAAGCAGGTTATGTATTAGGTAAAGATGTTACCCTTGCGATGGACTGTGCATCATCTGAATTCTATAACAAAGAAAACGGTTTATATGAATTAAAAGGCGAAGGCAAATCTTTCACTTCACAAGAATTTACCCATTATTTAGAGAAATTATGTGAAGAATACCCAATTAAATCCATTGAAGACGGTCAAGACGAGTCTGACTGGGACGGTTTCGCTTACCAAACTAAAGTATTGGGCGACAAAATCCAATTAGTGGGCGATGACTTATTCGTAACGAATACCAAAATCTTAAAAGAAGGGATTGAAAAAGGTATTGCCAACTCAATCTTGATTAAATTCAACCAAATTGGTTCATTAACTGAAACCTTAGCGGCAATCAAAATGGCAAAAGATGCAGGCTACACTGCAGTAATTTCTCACCGCTCAGGCGAAACAGAAGATGCCACTATTGCGGATTTAGCGGTAGGTACAGCAGCAGGTCAAATCAAAACAGGTTCAATGAGCCGTTCTGATCGTGTAGCGAAATACAACCAATTAATTCGTATTGAAGAAGCATTAGGCGATAAAGCCCCTTTCAACGGTTTAAAAGAAGTGAAAGGTCAAGCCTAATTTTGATAGATTAATCACAATGGAAACCACCAAACCAAAAGTGCGGTGGTTTTTTTCTATATTTTTTGGAGTAACTATGCTATTAGGACTAGAAGATGATCTTTATATTGGCAAAGCCAAGCAAATTGGCTCAACCGCCATGGAACAACCACAATATTCAGTGATGTTTGAGGATAATGGCGAAACTGGCTATTTTTATGCCATTGATACCAGTAAACCTCAACCTGTGGTGGACGCGTTGTTTGTGTATAATGTTGCTAGCGTTGAACAACCACAATTAGTGAGAAAACTTGAAATTTGTTGGGCAAACAACGGCACTATGGCATTGTTATTTATTAATGATTATCCTCACGCCGTTTTTGATTTTACGCGTTTAGTGGGCTATAACCATAGCAAATACCCTGAACCTGATTTAGCCACAATGTGGTCAAGGCAGCAAATTGATGAGGATTTAATTAAGCAATGGGTTAAATTGTAAGTTTAATTTTGTAAATAAAACTTTCCAAAAATCATTTGGCAATTTTACAGTCGTGCCGTATTATGTTGAAAACGATCATATTATTAAGGGGGAAAGATGAAACCTGATAGCGTTCAACATAATTTTTCTGAAATTGTTGCTAAGAGTCCTAAAATGCTTGAATTGATTACTAAAGCGAAAAAATTTGCTTTATTAGATGCCCCTTTGCTTATTCAAGGGGAAACAGGCACAGGAAAAGAATTAGTCGCTAAAATTTGTCATCATATTAGCCCTCGAGGACAGCAAAAATTTATCGCCGTTAATTGTGCAGGTTTACCACAAGAAGAAGCGGAAAGCGAAATGTTTGGCTCAGCACTTGCCAACAAACAAAGCACAGGTTTTTTTGAATATGCTCATAATGGTACGGTGTTATTGGATAATGTGGCTGAATTGCCATTAGAGCTACAAGCTAAGTTGCTACGTTTTCTCAATGACGGCTCTTTCCGCCGAGTGGGCGAGGAACAAGAGCATCACGCCGATGTGAGAGTTATTTGTACCTCACAAATTCCCTTACAATATTATGTAGAACAAGGAAAAATGCGGAGCGATTTATTTCATCGCCTAAATGTCTTAACCTTAACCATTCCCCCATTAAGAGAGCGTAAAGAAGATGTGCCTGCCTTACTGGATTTGTTTATTCAACAAATTTGCCAACAATTAGCCATTGACCCACCTCGCTATGAGCAAGCCTTTTTGCAATATTTGATTAATTACCCTTGGGCAGGGAATGTTAGGGAACTCTATAATGCCCTTTATCGTGCTTGCACCTTGGCGGAAAACCAACAGCTTTCCATTGAGGGATTAAGTTTATTGGAAAATGATATTCAATCTATGGATATTGAACAATTCGGCGAAGAAAGCCTTGAACAAATTATGGGGAATTTTGAAGCAGCGATTTTGCGAAAATTCTATGAAAAATATCCGAGTACACGCAAACTCGCCAATCGTTTAGGCATTTCTCACACCGCAGTGGCGAATAAGCTACGTCAATATCATATTACAAAATCCTAACTGCTAAAAAATAAGCATTACCTTTATGGTAATGCTTATTGACTGACTTAATTAACAATCAAAGGCTTAACTTAACGCTTTCGCCAAACGTTGTGCTTGAGCGAATTGATTGTCTTGGCTTACCTGTTCAATTTGGTCTAAAGATTTAATGATTTTACTTAAACGATATTGTTTATAAAACACATCATCTTCTAAACGGCGGTTGTCGCTACTGTCGCCCATATCCACCAATAAATCATTGCTGTATGATTTTGCTTGCTGTGCTAGCTCACGACTTTGTTGTAATAGCCCGTCAAATTGTGCTTTATCCGTAGTTTGAGCTAATTGCTCTAATTTTTGCTCAAGTAATTTTCTGGTTTCTGTGTAACGTTCAGTAGGTTGCGTTACAGGACTGGCTGGTAACTGGCTCATTGAGCGTTCAATTTCAACACTGGTTTTATCATCAGCCATCGCATTGAATGCCGAAAAACCTAAAGTTAACACTAACATTGTTTTGATTAAATTACGTTTCATTTTGCTTTCCTTTTTCTAAATAAACATTTAACATTACTAAACCCCTTAACGGGTAACTGGTGCTTATGATAATGATTTTATCTTTGTTAAAAAATAACCTTTTTGCTAAAACAGTTATAACAAAAAGTTAATAATCTAAAGATAAAAACTTTTGAAAAACACCGCTCTTTTAAATTTCTTGTTTCGTTGGGCGGAAGACAATTTCGTTAATATCTACCTCTTCAGGTTGGCTAATAGCAAAAGCAACACAACGGGCAAAACTCTCGGCAGGAATTTCATTATTGGCATAGAAATCTTCCATTGTTTGGCTTGCCATGGCAGAACTTGAGCCATGTTTTAGCTCGCTAGCGATTGCACCGGGCGAAAGAATTGTAGTGCGGATATTATAAGGTTTAACTTCTTTGCGTAGGCTTTCGCTAATAGCACGAACAGCAGCTTTACTACCTGCATAAACCGCCCACATCGCTCCCCAAACATGTCCTGCTACGGAAGAAACATTAATAATTTGTCCACTTTTTTGTGCTTTCATGGTTGGTAATACAGCAGCAATACCATGCAATACACCTCGGATATTAATATCAATGGTTTGGTTCCATTCTTCTACTTTTAATTCTTCCAACAAGGATAAAGGCATAACACCAGCATTATTGAGTAGCACATCAATTCTACCGTATAGCGCCAAAGCACGTTGTGCAACGGCTTGCATTTGAGATAAGTCAGTAACATCGGCTTGTACACAATGTTGCTCGCTAATGCCTAGTTCTTGAGCAAGCTGTTCTAGGCGATCTAGTCGGCGGGCAGCCAAAATGACTTTTGCCCCTTGTTGTACTAAATAACGTGCTGTTTCAGCGCCTAAACCTGAAGATGCCCCTGTAATAATCACGACTTTGTCTTGAATATTTTGCATTTTTTACCTCTTTATCATTAATTGTTCACAAAAATTTTTTAAAAACACACCGCACTTTTAGCCACGCAACAACACTTTCCCCTGTTTCCCCTGCGCCAAACTCGCTTGGCAGGCTTGTTTAATTTCACTTAGTGGATACACTCTATCCACTGGCATTGGGATTTTCCCTGCGATAGCATAACCGATTAGCTCTTGCATTAATTGCTTGCGTTGTTCCGCAGGCATTTGTTGGCTCACTAAAGCGCCCCAAAAGCCTTTTACAGTAATTTGCTTGAAAATTAAATCGCCTGTTGGAATTTGCATTGGCTCGCCGCCCATGGTGCCGAAAGAAATCAAGCTGCCGCCTTGTGCCAATAATTGGCTTAATTCCAAGCTGGCTTTGCCACCAATGGAATCCACTGCCGCCATAATGCCTTGTTCGCCTACCATGGCGTGGACTTGTTGTTGCCAGTTTGGTTGATCGGTGGCGATAACCTCATCAATGCCTAAGGCATTGAGTTCGGCAATGGCGGTTTGACGGCGCACCAAATTGATGACCTTGATACCGCGCGCTTTGGCGAGTAAGGCGGTCATTTTGCCCACCGCACCGCTGGCGGCATTTAGCACAATCCAATCGCCTGCTTTTGCGCCAATAAACTCTAATAAGGTTAAGCAACTAAAGGGCATGGCGATTAATTGTGCCGCCATTTCATCGCTTACTTCATCAGGCACGGGTACGACTTGATTGGCTGGTACAGTAAA
Above is a window of Volucribacter amazonae DNA encoding:
- the eno gene encoding phosphopyruvate hydratase encodes the protein MAKIVKVIGREIIDSRGNPTVEAEVHLEGGFVGLAAAPSGASTGSREALELRDGDKARFLGKGVLKAVSAVNNEIANALVGKEGTAQAEIDQIMIDLDGTDNKSKFGANAILAVSLATAKAAAASKGLPLYAYIAELNGTPGVYSMPLPMMNIINGGEHADNNVDIQEFMIQPVGASTLKEAVRIGAEVFHNLAKVLKSKGYNTAVGDEGGFAPNLSSNAEALACIKEAVEKAGYVLGKDVTLAMDCASSEFYNKENGLYELKGEGKSFTSQEFTHYLEKLCEEYPIKSIEDGQDESDWDGFAYQTKVLGDKIQLVGDDLFVTNTKILKEGIEKGIANSILIKFNQIGSLTETLAAIKMAKDAGYTAVISHRSGETEDATIADLAVGTAAGQIKTGSMSRSDRVAKYNQLIRIEEALGDKAPFNGLKEVKGQA
- a CDS encoding DUF2251 domain-containing protein — its product is MLLGLEDDLYIGKAKQIGSTAMEQPQYSVMFEDNGETGYFYAIDTSKPQPVVDALFVYNVASVEQPQLVRKLEICWANNGTMALLFINDYPHAVFDFTRLVGYNHSKYPEPDLATMWSRQQIDEDLIKQWVKL
- a CDS encoding sigma 54-interacting transcriptional regulator; protein product: MKPDSVQHNFSEIVAKSPKMLELITKAKKFALLDAPLLIQGETGTGKELVAKICHHISPRGQQKFIAVNCAGLPQEEAESEMFGSALANKQSTGFFEYAHNGTVLLDNVAELPLELQAKLLRFLNDGSFRRVGEEQEHHADVRVICTSQIPLQYYVEQGKMRSDLFHRLNVLTLTIPPLRERKEDVPALLDLFIQQICQQLAIDPPRYEQAFLQYLINYPWAGNVRELYNALYRACTLAENQQLSIEGLSLLENDIQSMDIEQFGEESLEQIMGNFEAAILRKFYEKYPSTRKLANRLGISHTAVANKLRQYHITKS
- a CDS encoding SDR family oxidoreductase, translating into MQNIQDKVVIITGASSGLGAETARYLVQQGAKVILAARRLDRLEQLAQELGISEQHCVQADVTDLSQMQAVAQRALALYGRIDVLLNNAGVMPLSLLEELKVEEWNQTIDINIRGVLHGIAAVLPTMKAQKSGQIINVSSVAGHVWGAMWAVYAGSKAAVRAISESLRKEVKPYNIRTTILSPGAIASELKHGSSSAMASQTMEDFYANNEIPAESFARCVAFAISQPEEVDINEIVFRPTKQEI
- a CDS encoding zinc-binding dehydrogenase; this encodes MQAAIFQQFGEPEQVMEFSQHQPQPQAKAGEVLVKMRLSPIHNHDLWTIRGTYGYKPELPAIAGSEAVGVIEALGEGVSHLQIGQRVSVASAKGAWAEYFTVPANQVVPVPDEVSDEMAAQLIAMPFSCLTLLEFIGAKAGDWIVLNAASGAVGKMTALLAKARGIKVINLVRRQTAIAELNALGIDEVIATDQPNWQQQVHAMVGEQGIMAAVDSIGGKASLELSQLLAQGGSLISFGTMGGEPMQIPTGDLIFKQITVKGFWGALVSQQMPAEQRKQLMQELIGYAIAGKIPMPVDRVYPLSEIKQACQASLAQGKQGKVLLRG